A region of Vitis vinifera cultivar Pinot Noir 40024 chromosome 15, ASM3070453v1 DNA encodes the following proteins:
- the LOC100254696 gene encoding probable serine/threonine-protein kinase PBL19, whose product MKCFYYFKDKTRLKVQRSAPELKNQSKSYYSGSDLVIKSSCSTTSRRSIPELYEEKAQNLRVFSFSELRHATHDFSRMLKLGEGGFGCVYKGSIKPADGKGDSFEVAIKRLNPDGVQGHKQWVAEVQFLGIVEHPNLVKLIGYCAVDGERGIQRLLVYEYMPNKSLEDHLFNKAIPALPWQTRLQTVLGAAQGLAYLHEELEVQVIYRDFKSSNVLLDKDFNPKLSDFGLAREGPADGFTHVSTAAVGTFGYAAPDYIETGHLTTKSDVWSFGVVLYEILTGRRSMERNHPRAEQKLLEWVKHFPANSKKFHMIMDWRLENQYPISTARKIAKLADSCLSKSAKDRPKMSEVVETLKQIIQLPDEGGPSEKSPESFDNDSDDKDKKADQPGPSDSWKRRMAHLASLGEHVEGSNRKRFMIMQRAKVP is encoded by the exons ATGAAGTGTTTCTACTACTTTAAAGATAAGACCCGATTGAAGGTACAAAGATCAGCGCCGGAGTTGAAAAACCAAAGCAAATCATACTACTCGGGGTCTGATCTGGTCATTAAATCTTCGTGTTCAACTACTTCACGGCGCAGTATACCAGAATTATATGAAGAGAAGGCTCAAAACTTGCGAGTCTTCTCTTTTTCCGAGCTTAGACATGCCACACATGATTTCAGTAGGATGCTAAAGCTTGGGGAAGGTGGATTTGGTTGTGTGTATAAAGGTTCAATCAAGCCTGCTGATGGAAAGGGAGACTCCTTTGAGGTTGCCATTAAAAGGCTGAACCCAGATGGTGTTCAG GGTCATAAACAATGGGTGGCAGAAGTTCAATTTCTCGGTATTGTGGAGCACCCAAATCTTGTCAAGCTTATAGGATACTGTGCTGTAGATGGAGAGAGAGGAATTCAACGGCTACTTGTATATGAGTACATGCCAAACAAAAGCTTGGAAGATCACCTCTTCAATAAAGCTATCCCAGCTCTTCCTTGGCAGACAAGATTACAGACAGTACTTGGAGCAGCTCAAGGATTAGCTTATTTGCATGAAGAATTGGAAGTTCAG GTGATATATCGagattttaaatcatcaaatgtGCTACTGGACAAGGATTTTAACCCAAAGCTTTCTGACTTTGGGCTTGCTAGGGAGGGGCCAGCAGATGGGTTTACTCATGTTTCAACAGCA GCGGTAGGAACTTTTGGGTATGCTGCTCCAGATTATATTGAGACAGGCCACCTGACAACTAAGAGTGATGTGTGGAGTTTTGGTGTTGTACTGTATGAGATCCTGACAGGCAGGCGATCGATGGAGAGAAACCACCCAAGAGCAGAGCAAAAGCTTTTGGAATGGGTGAAACATTTCCCTGCTAATAGTAAGAAATTTCACATGATAATGGACTGGCGCCTGGAAAACCAGTATCCTATCAGTACAGCTCGAAAAATTGCCAAGTTGGCCGACAGTTGTTTGTCGAAGAGTGCAAAAGACCGGCCAAAGATGAGTGAAGTTGTAGAGACTTTGAAGCAAATAATCCAACTCCCTGATGAAGGCGGCCCAAGTGAGAAAAGCCCTGAATCTTTCGACAACGATTCAGATGACAAAGATAAGAAGGCAGATCAACCAGGGCCTTCTGACTCCTGGAAAAGGCGGATGGCCCATCTAGCAAGCCTGGGTGAACATGTAGAAGGGTCCAACAGGAAAAGGTTTATGATCATGCAAAGGGCCAAAGTTCCTTGA